A region from the Dermacentor andersoni chromosome 11, qqDerAnde1_hic_scaffold, whole genome shotgun sequence genome encodes:
- the LOC129386905 gene encoding neprilysin-1-like has translation MVFPAGILRDSLYQHGLPASINYGAIGTIIGHEMIHGFDDTGKQFDEDGRLRNWWSPSTQKMFDKKAKCFINQYSSVFSELANTTLNGVNTLGENMADNGGLRMAFRTLDQQLKAFNTPDVRLPGLEQYSAKHLFFISTAFVWCGSTRPGALRLQIEYDPHSPRRQRINVSLKNMKSFTSVFRCNETRKMSFKAKSNETCVLW, from the exons ATGG TATTTCCGGCTGGAATACTGCGAGACTCATTGTACCAGCACGGACTGCCTGC GTCTATCAACTATGGAGCGATTGGCACCATTATCGGGCACGAAATGATTCATGGCTTTGATGACACAG GTAAACAGTTTGATGAGGACGGGCGGTTGAGAAACTGGTGGAGCCCTTCTACTCAAAAAATGTTCGACAAGAAAGCGAAATGCTTCATTAACCAATACAGTTCCGTTTTCAGCGAATTGGCTAACACAACG CTGAACGGCGTGAATACATTGGGTGAAAATATGGCGGACAACGGGGGACTTCGAATGGCATTCAGG acacttGACCAGCAACTGAAGGCTTTCAATACGCCAGACGTGCGCCTTCCGGGACTGGAACAGTACTCAGCCAAGCACCTGTTTTTCATTTCAACTGCATTC GTATGGTGTGGCAGTACACGTCCCGGGGCTCTGCGTCTGCAAATAGAATACGACCCCCACAGCCCGCGCCGACAAAG GATAAACGTCTCTTTGAAGAATATGAAATCGTTTACTTCGGTATTTCGTTGCAATGAAACAAGGAAGATGTCGTTCAAGGCCAAAAGCAACGAAACTTGCGTGCTGTGGTAA